A region from the Takifugu rubripes chromosome 22, fTakRub1.2, whole genome shotgun sequence genome encodes:
- the h2bk1 gene encoding histone H2B type 2-K1, with protein sequence MTNDLSKKKGKTAGDKKGKRKVKRRETYAMYIYKVLKQVHPDTGISSRAMSIMNSFVNDLFERIATEASRLAQYNKRSTITSREVQTAVRLLLPGELAKHAVSEGTKAVTKYTSSK encoded by the exons ATGACTAACGATCTCTCCAAAAAGAAGGGGAAGACTGCAGGTGACAAAAAAGGTAAAAgaaaggtcaaaagaagggaGACGTACGCCATGTACATCTATAAAGTTCTGAAACAG GTTCATCCGGATACGGGGATTTCGAGCAGAGCCATGAGCATCATGAACTCCTTCGTGAACGACCTGTTTGAGCGGATCGCCACGGAGGCGTCCCGGCTGGCTCAGTACAACAAGCGgtccaccatcaccagcagagAGGTGCAGACTGCGGTCCGGCTGCTGCTCCCCGGGGAGCTGGCCAAGCACGCGGTGTCCGAGGGCACCAAAGCCGTCACCAAGTACACCAGCTCCAAATGA
- the asb10 gene encoding ankyrin repeat and SOCS box protein 10 isoform X2 yields the protein MAYMPPKIRWRKPKKYRNDVIATAKATGCVQRFWNSLLVGDELTVLGIVDDEEYDYLIDAVYDTSDIDEWKSFRFNYTCLRLWSLSYEQELTTPLHITASRGFTECLRLLLQRGADVELAPGGVAALHESCENCQPECTKLLLSHGANANAVSEDGYMPLHYCAHPESLECAKYLLQYGAAVSGLSTDEGDTPLHAAARNGLPGHTELYLRYGASVNKLNAEGLTPLNAACSQHQELGDLQRYFKVCQTLLMAGADVHVTDQDKHSPLHMSCKNANPDIVDLLLANGACVNNMDYGGEAPMHNILKVVCYKVSHQPERIVRALLNHGSIRVWPGALPKVLKHCSMSPRTIEVLLNAYSRLKVTDTWTESVPPEVLQEHKEFYDSVFSLALTPRSLQHLARCKLRDLLQGRVHKVVPKLGLPTFIKNYLLLEYQGYIH from the exons ATGGCTTACATGCCTCCAAAGATCAGGTGGCGTAAACCTAAAAAGTACCGCAATGATGTGATAGCCACGGCCAAAGCCACCGGCTGCGTCCAGAGGTTCTGGAATTCTCTGCTTGTGGGGGACGAGCTGACCGTTCTTGGTATTGTGGATGACGAGGAGTACGACTACCTCATCGATGCCGTTTACGACACCAGCGACATTGACGAGTGGAAGAGCTTCAGATTTAACTATACGTGCCTGA GACTGTGGTCGCTGAGTTATGAGCAGGAGTTGACGACGCCGCTGCACATCACCGCCAGCAGAGGCTTCACCGAGTGCCTGAGGCTCCTGCTGCAGCGAGGGGCCGACGTGGAGCTGGCGCCAGGAGGCGTCGCCGCGCTCCACGAGTCCTGCGAAAACTGCCAACCAGAGTGCAccaagctgctgctgagccacgGCGCCAACGCAAACGCCGTGTCCGAAGATGGCTACATGCCTCTGCATTACTGCGCACACCCCGAGTCTCTGGA ATGTGCCAAGTATCTCCTGCAGTATGGTGCAGCAGTCAGTGGCCTCTCCACCGATGAAGGTGACACTCCTCTGCATGCGGCGGCCAGGAACGGCCTTCCGGGTCACACCGAGCTCTACCTGCGCTACGGAGCCTCTGTGAATAAGCTGAACGCGGAGGGCCTCACGCCCCTAAATGCCGCATGCTCCCAGCACCAGGAGCTGGGAGACCTCCAACGGTACTTCAAGGTGTGCCAGACTCTGCTGATGGCAGGGGCCGACGTCCACGTGACGGACCAGGACAAACACAGCCCTTTACACATGTCCTGCAAGAATGCCAATCCAGACATCGTGGATCTGCTGCTGGCCAACGGCGCCTGCGTTAACAACATGGACTATGGTGGCGAAGCTCCCATGCACAACATTCTAAAGGTGGTGTGCTACAAGGTCTCCCATCAGCCTGAGAGAATCGTCCGAGCTCTGCTCAACCACGGTTCCATCCGGGTCTGGCCTGGTGCTCTGCCAAAG gttctGAAGCACTGCTCCATGTCTCCACGCACCATCGAGGTTCTTCTGAACGCCTACAGCCGCCTGAAAGTCACAGACACCTGGACCGAGTCGGTGCCGCCAGAGGTTCTCCAG GAACATAAAGAGTTCTATGATTCAGTCTTCTCTCTGGCTCTGACTCCTCGCTCCCTGCAGCACTTGGCTCGCTGCAAACTCAGGGACCTTCTGCAAGGACGGGTTCACAAGGTGGTTCCTAAACTGGGTCTGCCCACCTTCATTAAGAACTACCTGCTCCTGGAGTACCAGGGCTACATCCACTGA
- the gbx1 gene encoding homeobox protein GBX-1 gives MQRPGGQGTAFSIDSLIGTPQPRPGHLLYTGYPMFMPYRPLVIPQALSHSPLSSGIPPLAPLASFAGRLTNTFCASLGQGVPSMVALTTTMPSFSDPPDSFYPPQELPGPRLSAADPGARRQESPHTDELHSRDKGSEMLNFSETFQTISGETKLYSSDDEKLDLKSADTVCSDREDSSADSENESFSDGNNCGSLSQKNKLKGGSQEALPPGSSAGKSRRRRTAFTSEQLLELEKEFHCKKYLSLTERSQIAHALKLSEVQVKIWFQNRRAKWKRIKAGNVNNRSGEPVRNPKIVVPIPVHVNRFAVRSQHQQIEQGTRP, from the exons ATGCAGAGACCAGGTGGCCAAGGGACGGCGTTTTCAATCGATTCGCTGATAGGGACCCCTCAGCCCAGACCGGGACACCTGCTCTACACTGGCTACCCTATGTTCATGCCCTACAGACCTCTGGTGATTCCACAAGCCTTATCCCACTCCCCTCTGTCTTCTGGCATACCTCCACTTGCGCCTTTGGCTTCTTTTGCGGGACGGCTGACTAACACTTTCTGCGCCAGTTTGGGTCAGGGGGTGCCGTCTATGGTGGCGCTCACCACGACCATGCCGAGTTTTTCGGATCCTCCGGACAGCTTTTACCCACCACAAGAACTTCCAGGTCCTCGTTTAAGCGCGGCCGACCCCGGAGCGAGGAGACAGGAAAGTCCGCACACCGACGAGCTCCACAGCCGCGACAAGGGCTCCGAGATGCTCAACTTCTCGGAAACTTTCCAGACAATATCTG GTGAGACTAAACTGTACAGCTCAGACGACGAGAAACTGGACCTAAAATCCGCAGACACGGTGTGCAGCGACCGGGAGGACAGCTCCGCGGACAGCGAGAACGAAAGCTTCTCAGACGGGAACAACTGTGGCTCACTGTCCCAAAAGAACAAACTTAAAGGCGGCTCTCAGGAGGCGCTGCCGCCGGGCAGCTCCGCGGGGAAGAGCCGCAGGAGACGAACAGCTTTTACCAGCGAGCAGCTTCTTGAACTGGAGAAGGAGTTTCACTGTAAAAAGTACCTTTCCCTGACTGAACGGTCCCAGATCGCGCACGCACTGAAACTGAGCGAGGTGCAGGTGAAGATCTGGTTTCAGAACCGCAGGGCCAAATGGAAAAGAATCAAGGCCGGCAACGTCAACAACCGCTCAGGAGAACCGGTGAGAAATCCCAAAATCGTGGTGCCCATTCCGGTGCATGTCAACAGGTTTGCTGTGAGGAGTCAGCATCAACAGATAGAGCAAGGAACCAGGCCGTGA
- the asb10 gene encoding ankyrin repeat and SOCS box protein 10 isoform X1 — MSQGSFVFTPMALRSLQQDEDMLRRYECRRRLASRHLPSSYMLRKEARDRTPLGSSRALPAAVCQDVVVQNALYTGNLEALQELFPRGSRVSLIIEPQGGDMRWVATGEGLWSLSYEQELTTPLHITASRGFTECLRLLLQRGADVELAPGGVAALHESCENCQPECTKLLLSHGANANAVSEDGYMPLHYCAHPESLECAKYLLQYGAAVSGLSTDEGDTPLHAAARNGLPGHTELYLRYGASVNKLNAEGLTPLNAACSQHQELGDLQRYFKVCQTLLMAGADVHVTDQDKHSPLHMSCKNANPDIVDLLLANGACVNNMDYGGEAPMHNILKVVCYKVSHQPERIVRALLNHGSIRVWPGALPKVLKHCSMSPRTIEVLLNAYSRLKVTDTWTESVPPEVLQEHKEFYDSVFSLALTPRSLQHLARCKLRDLLQGRVHKVVPKLGLPTFIKNYLLLEYQGYIH; from the exons ATGTCGCAGGGCAGCTTTGTCTTCACTCCCATGGCCCTGCGCTCCCTTCAGCAGGACGAGGACATGCTGAGGAGGTACGAGTGCAGGAGGCGGCTGGCCTCCCGTCACCTGCCCAGCAGTTATATGCTGAGGAAGGAGGCCAGAGACAGGACGCCGCTCGGGTCCAGCAGGGCCctgccagcagctgtgtgtCAGGACGTGGTCGTCCAGAATGCCCTGTACACGGGAAACCTGGAGGCGCTGCAAGAGCTCTTTCCTAGAGGATCCAGAGTGAGCCTCATCATTGAGCCGCAAGGAGGTGACATGCGCTGGGTGGCCACGGGGGAAG GACTGTGGTCGCTGAGTTATGAGCAGGAGTTGACGACGCCGCTGCACATCACCGCCAGCAGAGGCTTCACCGAGTGCCTGAGGCTCCTGCTGCAGCGAGGGGCCGACGTGGAGCTGGCGCCAGGAGGCGTCGCCGCGCTCCACGAGTCCTGCGAAAACTGCCAACCAGAGTGCAccaagctgctgctgagccacgGCGCCAACGCAAACGCCGTGTCCGAAGATGGCTACATGCCTCTGCATTACTGCGCACACCCCGAGTCTCTGGA ATGTGCCAAGTATCTCCTGCAGTATGGTGCAGCAGTCAGTGGCCTCTCCACCGATGAAGGTGACACTCCTCTGCATGCGGCGGCCAGGAACGGCCTTCCGGGTCACACCGAGCTCTACCTGCGCTACGGAGCCTCTGTGAATAAGCTGAACGCGGAGGGCCTCACGCCCCTAAATGCCGCATGCTCCCAGCACCAGGAGCTGGGAGACCTCCAACGGTACTTCAAGGTGTGCCAGACTCTGCTGATGGCAGGGGCCGACGTCCACGTGACGGACCAGGACAAACACAGCCCTTTACACATGTCCTGCAAGAATGCCAATCCAGACATCGTGGATCTGCTGCTGGCCAACGGCGCCTGCGTTAACAACATGGACTATGGTGGCGAAGCTCCCATGCACAACATTCTAAAGGTGGTGTGCTACAAGGTCTCCCATCAGCCTGAGAGAATCGTCCGAGCTCTGCTCAACCACGGTTCCATCCGGGTCTGGCCTGGTGCTCTGCCAAAG gttctGAAGCACTGCTCCATGTCTCCACGCACCATCGAGGTTCTTCTGAACGCCTACAGCCGCCTGAAAGTCACAGACACCTGGACCGAGTCGGTGCCGCCAGAGGTTCTCCAG GAACATAAAGAGTTCTATGATTCAGTCTTCTCTCTGGCTCTGACTCCTCGCTCCCTGCAGCACTTGGCTCGCTGCAAACTCAGGGACCTTCTGCAAGGACGGGTTCACAAGGTGGTTCCTAAACTGGGTCTGCCCACCTTCATTAAGAACTACCTGCTCCTGGAGTACCAGGGCTACATCCACTGA